One genomic region from Natrinema caseinilyticum encodes:
- a CDS encoding valine--tRNA ligase: MSTDAPEQEDAPSLEGGYDPDAVESRWQRRWIDEEVYAYEGDEQRDPNTVYAIDTPPPTVSGSLHMGHLYGHTLQDFAARFQRMHDGDVLFPFGYDDNGIASERLTEKELDIRHQDYERREFQELCRDVCAEYEADFTEKMQGLGCSIDWNNTYKTIEPRVQRISQLSFLDLYEKGREYRKKAPAIWCPECETAISQVEMEDDERGSHFNDIAFELAGDNPPREEFVISTTRPELIPACVSVFVHPDDEENRDLVGETARIPIFGHEVPIIEDDRVDMEKGSGIVMCCTFGDQKDIEWYQAHDLPLRVAIDESATMTDLAGDYEGLSTEEAREAIVEDLDDAGYLRDRWEITHAVQVHERCDTPVEFRVSKQWYVEILDHKDEYLAAGREMDWYPEKMFTRYRHWIEGLEWDWLISRQRDSGIPFPVWYCEDCDHPIVAEREDLPVDPLSDDPPVDGCPECGHDEFDAEEDVFDTWATSSLTPLINAGWDWDEESETFTMDNPELYPFDLRPQGHDIISFWLFHTIVKCYEHTGEVPFDATMINGHVLDENREKMSKSRGNVVEPDEVLAEYPVDAVRFWAASAAVGDDFPYQEKDLTAGEKLLRKLWNASKLVDTLAPADPEEPGELEAIDRWLLAELDAAVADLTDHLEAYEFAKARDRLRTFFWNTFCDDYLEIAKTREENPSTQYALRTAHRTFLELWAPFLPHVTEEIWQSVYETGDGAFDSIHTRDWPAPQGYEADLEAGETAMEVISALRRYKSENQLPLNADLESVSIFGPIDGFEDAIQNVMHVRDLTVLAEPPEITTAVASIDLDYSTLGPRYGSKVGDIDAGIESGEYEIDDDESVLRVAGEELEADLFEVELERTYSGEGEMIETESAVLILE; this comes from the coding sequence ATGAGCACGGACGCGCCGGAGCAGGAGGACGCGCCGAGTCTCGAGGGCGGATACGATCCCGACGCAGTCGAATCCCGCTGGCAACGGCGCTGGATCGACGAGGAGGTGTACGCCTACGAGGGAGACGAGCAACGGGATCCGAACACGGTCTACGCCATCGATACGCCGCCGCCGACGGTCTCGGGAAGCCTGCACATGGGGCACCTCTACGGGCACACGCTCCAGGACTTCGCCGCCCGGTTCCAGCGCATGCACGACGGCGACGTGCTCTTTCCGTTCGGCTACGACGACAACGGGATTGCGAGCGAGCGCCTGACCGAGAAGGAACTGGACATCCGCCATCAGGACTACGAACGCCGCGAGTTCCAGGAACTCTGCCGGGACGTCTGTGCGGAGTACGAGGCCGACTTCACGGAGAAAATGCAGGGCCTCGGGTGTTCGATCGACTGGAACAACACCTACAAGACGATCGAACCGCGCGTCCAGCGAATCTCGCAACTCTCCTTCCTCGACCTCTACGAGAAGGGTCGGGAGTACCGCAAGAAGGCCCCCGCGATCTGGTGTCCCGAGTGCGAGACGGCGATCTCGCAGGTCGAGATGGAAGACGACGAACGCGGCTCGCACTTCAACGACATCGCGTTCGAACTCGCGGGTGACAACCCTCCCCGCGAGGAGTTCGTCATCTCCACGACGCGTCCGGAACTCATTCCGGCCTGTGTCTCCGTCTTCGTCCACCCCGACGACGAGGAAAATCGCGATCTCGTCGGCGAAACCGCCCGCATTCCGATCTTCGGCCACGAGGTGCCGATCATCGAGGACGACCGCGTCGACATGGAGAAAGGCAGCGGGATCGTCATGTGCTGTACCTTCGGCGACCAGAAGGACATCGAGTGGTACCAGGCCCACGACCTGCCGCTTCGCGTGGCCATCGACGAATCCGCGACGATGACCGACCTCGCCGGCGACTACGAAGGCCTGTCCACCGAGGAGGCCCGCGAGGCGATCGTCGAGGACCTCGACGACGCGGGCTACCTGCGCGACCGCTGGGAGATTACCCACGCGGTGCAGGTCCACGAACGCTGTGATACGCCCGTCGAGTTCCGCGTCTCCAAGCAGTGGTACGTCGAGATCCTCGATCACAAGGATGAGTACCTGGCGGCCGGCCGTGAGATGGACTGGTACCCCGAGAAGATGTTCACTCGGTACCGCCACTGGATCGAAGGGCTCGAGTGGGACTGGCTGATCTCGCGCCAGCGCGACTCCGGCATTCCGTTCCCGGTCTGGTACTGCGAGGACTGCGACCATCCGATCGTGGCCGAGCGGGAGGACCTGCCGGTCGATCCCCTGAGCGACGACCCGCCCGTGGACGGCTGTCCGGAGTGTGGCCACGACGAGTTCGACGCCGAGGAGGACGTCTTCGACACGTGGGCGACGTCCTCGTTGACGCCGCTGATCAACGCCGGGTGGGACTGGGACGAAGAGAGCGAGACGTTCACGATGGACAACCCCGAACTGTATCCGTTCGACCTGCGCCCGCAGGGCCACGACATCATCTCGTTCTGGCTGTTCCACACCATCGTCAAGTGCTACGAGCACACCGGCGAGGTTCCATTCGACGCGACGATGATCAACGGTCACGTCTTAGACGAGAACCGCGAGAAGATGTCCAAATCGCGGGGGAACGTCGTCGAACCCGACGAGGTGCTCGCGGAGTATCCGGTCGATGCCGTCCGCTTCTGGGCGGCCAGCGCCGCCGTCGGCGACGATTTCCCCTACCAGGAGAAAGATCTCACCGCCGGCGAGAAACTCCTTCGCAAACTCTGGAACGCGTCGAAGCTCGTCGACACGCTCGCGCCCGCCGACCCCGAGGAACCCGGCGAACTCGAGGCGATCGACCGGTGGCTGCTCGCGGAACTCGACGCCGCCGTCGCCGATCTGACCGACCACCTCGAGGCCTACGAGTTCGCGAAGGCCCGCGACCGCCTGCGAACGTTCTTCTGGAACACCTTCTGTGACGACTACCTCGAAATCGCGAAGACTCGCGAAGAGAACCCATCGACCCAGTACGCCCTCCGAACCGCGCATCGAACGTTCCTCGAGTTGTGGGCGCCGTTCTTGCCGCACGTGACCGAGGAGATCTGGCAATCGGTCTACGAGACCGGCGACGGGGCGTTCGACAGCATCCACACTCGCGACTGGCCCGCCCCGCAGGGCTACGAGGCCGATCTCGAGGCCGGCGAGACCGCCATGGAGGTCATCTCGGCGCTGCGTCGGTACAAGAGCGAGAATCAGCTCCCGTTGAACGCCGACCTCGAGTCGGTGTCGATCTTCGGCCCGATCGACGGCTTCGAGGACGCGATTCAGAACGTGATGCACGTTCGGGATCTCACCGTACTCGCGGAACCCCCGGAGATCACGACCGCCGTCGCGTCGATCGACCTCGACTACTCGACGCTCGGACCGAGGTACGGCTCGAAAGTCGGCGACATCGACGCCGGAATCGAGAGCGGCGAGTACGAAATCGACGACGACGAAAGCGTGCTTCGAGTCGCCGGCGAGGAACTCGAAGCGGACCTGTTCGAGGTCGAACTCGAGCGAACCTACTCGGGCGAGGGCGAGATGATCGAGACCGAGTCGGCGGTCCTCATCCTCGAGTAG
- a CDS encoding ATP-grasp domain-containing protein, which translates to MGVLLIGPKADPQVDVVTRELESRGVETSLWDASSWPGATPATVRQAADETRISIDGTGSILDECHTIYLRRLGLDPRYPEFEADFEERPLSVINQLREYRGLLLSAIRSLQDDGVRVINPPDVLGIHALKPWQLSTLAAAGIPVPETCSTNDPAEVRAFADRVENVIYKPIGGGGHAHHLESDDLDDDRLSRLANSPVQFQERVDGDDVRVFVVDGEVVAAARIVSDALDYRSERHDVERIGLESLDPEIERAACRAAERLGLPFTGVDVVDAADRFVVLEANPSPMFATFDELAGTKVASELAGFLADP; encoded by the coding sequence ATGGGTGTCCTGTTAATCGGCCCGAAAGCGGACCCGCAGGTCGACGTGGTGACGCGGGAACTCGAATCGCGTGGAGTCGAAACGAGCCTGTGGGATGCGTCGTCTTGGCCCGGAGCGACACCAGCGACGGTCCGGCAGGCGGCGGACGAAACGCGGATTTCAATCGACGGGACCGGTTCCATTCTCGACGAGTGCCACACGATCTACTTGCGACGCCTCGGCCTCGATCCACGCTATCCGGAGTTCGAGGCCGACTTCGAGGAGCGACCGCTGTCGGTGATCAATCAGTTACGCGAGTATCGCGGCCTCCTCCTCTCGGCCATCAGGTCCCTCCAGGACGACGGTGTGCGGGTGATCAACCCACCCGACGTGCTCGGCATTCACGCCCTCAAACCCTGGCAGCTCTCGACGCTCGCGGCGGCCGGGATTCCGGTGCCGGAGACCTGCTCGACGAACGATCCGGCCGAAGTGCGGGCCTTCGCGGACCGCGTCGAGAACGTCATCTACAAGCCGATCGGCGGCGGCGGCCACGCACATCACCTCGAGAGCGACGATCTCGACGACGACAGACTCTCGCGGCTCGCGAACTCCCCCGTTCAGTTTCAAGAGCGCGTCGACGGGGACGACGTTCGCGTCTTCGTCGTCGACGGCGAAGTCGTCGCCGCGGCTCGCATCGTCTCGGATGCGCTCGATTACCGCAGCGAACGTCACGACGTCGAACGAATCGGACTCGAGTCCCTCGACCCCGAGATCGAACGGGCGGCCTGCCGTGCGGCCGAGCGGCTCGGCCTGCCGTTTACCGGCGTCGACGTGGTCGACGCGGCCGATCGCTTCGTCGTCCTCGAAGCGAACCCGTCACCGATGTTCGCGACGTTCGACGAACTCGCCGGAACGAAGGTTGCGAGCGAACTCGCGGGGTTCCTCGCCGACCCATGA
- a CDS encoding DUF6293 family protein, whose protein sequence is MQTHIVPVGFDYDRLIAPLVRDQIDVDSVILLEGAVGSEANVEYSRHLSKKLETDFKNLLGAQTNRFVLEDVYDYDEAFEQAYELITAELDRGNEVWVNVAAMPRTVSFAFANAAHSLMVERQEDREGIHTYYTAPEKYLETELAEELRKQIALLEDLREAEAADEIEDTRLANRLESARDLLAEFDERGTTIGAKEIAGKHIVELPVASFSNVKPFEELILYKLGEDGEFDSVSELAESLARELNEEYTDSFRSKVIYNVDRLGPGGKGYIEREEHGKSYRTRLSRIGELWVRAHSDNGP, encoded by the coding sequence ATGCAAACGCACATCGTTCCGGTCGGCTTCGACTACGACCGGCTGATCGCGCCGCTCGTCCGCGATCAGATCGACGTCGACAGCGTCATCCTTCTCGAGGGGGCCGTCGGCAGCGAGGCCAACGTCGAATACTCCCGCCACCTCTCGAAGAAGCTCGAGACGGATTTCAAGAACCTGCTGGGTGCCCAGACGAACCGGTTCGTCCTGGAGGACGTCTACGACTACGACGAGGCCTTCGAGCAGGCGTACGAACTGATCACGGCGGAACTCGACCGGGGGAACGAGGTCTGGGTCAACGTCGCCGCCATGCCCCGGACCGTGAGCTTCGCGTTCGCGAACGCCGCTCACTCGCTGATGGTCGAGCGCCAGGAGGATCGGGAGGGGATCCACACCTACTACACCGCCCCCGAGAAGTACTTGGAGACCGAACTCGCCGAGGAACTGCGCAAACAGATCGCCCTGCTCGAGGACCTCCGCGAGGCGGAGGCGGCCGACGAGATCGAGGACACGCGACTCGCGAACCGTCTCGAGAGCGCCCGTGATCTGTTAGCCGAGTTCGACGAACGCGGAACGACGATCGGCGCGAAGGAGATTGCCGGAAAGCACATCGTCGAGTTGCCGGTGGCGTCCTTTTCGAACGTCAAACCGTTCGAGGAACTCATTCTGTACAAACTCGGCGAAGACGGCGAGTTCGATTCGGTCTCGGAACTCGCGGAGTCACTGGCTCGCGAACTCAACGAAGAGTACACCGACAGTTTCCGCTCGAAGGTCATCTACAACGTCGATCGTCTGGGTCCCGGCGGAAAGGGCTACATCGAGCGCGAAGAACACGGGAAATCCTACCGGACGCGACTGTCGCGGATCGGCGAACTGTGGGTCCGTGCCCACTCCGATAACGGCCCGTGA
- a CDS encoding PQQ-binding-like beta-propeller repeat protein — translation MNEFRRRTVLSTAVALAAGGSLGSVGADDDGGGELLEEPAGWSSHGGNPANGRYVPSEDGIARPDTVAWTYDEYRWHGSTAVVDGTVYVRPGVETTGVHALDADDGSVKWRNDEVPAEGTPAIAGETVYVGGDQLMALDAADGSIRWTREFDYEPLEDENEWDVFPVADPTIRYGRVYVVVDGTIYAFDPTDGSTDWKCEAVDVDMSGHYEDESDIETFHFETLPIPVANGSVYASTEDGKAVVAFDAMTGEKRWASDTTYSWRVAGHLTANDTAVFGGSFGAEESVMIDAETGERDILQGHFLDATKGDIRVNSGDARIFVSDFGDDPVDQSWTSPYFKATNLVVGGGNIAIVGNTLVFTLDAMYEGEKSAVGFDLDDGSEKWVIWNSDELHVNPIEAVSADTIYDYNHDDRLRALRATNEDEDSNGSEEKDSNGSEDGSEESEDERDSDGDDNGSGGSESQRDDEGNGDAEDGRQDESKSGGSDEPGRGRETDESGTETRENTNVSGSTTGEGDTESSRGEGGDSETTEDSTSGFTPIAGLTAGALTLEGLCRKADGESDGTDQE, via the coding sequence ATGAACGAGTTCCGACGACGGACGGTGCTGTCGACGGCTGTGGCACTCGCGGCAGGTGGGTCACTCGGGTCCGTCGGTGCGGACGACGATGGTGGTGGGGAGTTGCTCGAGGAACCGGCTGGCTGGTCGTCGCACGGTGGGAACCCGGCGAACGGCAGATACGTCCCATCCGAGGACGGCATCGCCAGGCCCGACACCGTCGCGTGGACGTACGACGAATACAGGTGGCACGGAAGCACCGCCGTCGTCGACGGCACGGTATACGTCAGGCCTGGCGTCGAGACGACCGGTGTTCACGCCCTCGACGCGGACGACGGCTCGGTCAAGTGGCGGAACGACGAGGTCCCCGCCGAGGGGACGCCGGCGATAGCCGGGGAGACGGTCTACGTCGGCGGTGACCAGTTGATGGCCCTCGATGCGGCCGACGGATCGATTCGCTGGACCAGAGAATTCGACTACGAACCGCTCGAAGACGAAAACGAGTGGGACGTGTTCCCCGTCGCGGATCCGACGATCAGATACGGACGGGTGTACGTCGTCGTCGATGGAACGATCTACGCGTTCGATCCCACTGATGGCTCGACCGACTGGAAGTGCGAAGCCGTCGACGTCGACATGTCCGGCCACTACGAAGATGAAAGCGACATCGAGACGTTTCACTTCGAGACGCTCCCGATTCCTGTCGCGAACGGATCAGTGTATGCGTCGACCGAGGACGGCAAAGCGGTCGTCGCATTCGATGCGATGACGGGCGAGAAACGATGGGCCTCAGACACGACGTATTCGTGGAGAGTAGCTGGACATCTCACAGCGAACGATACAGCAGTCTTCGGCGGTTCTTTCGGTGCAGAAGAGAGCGTCATGATAGATGCAGAGACTGGTGAAAGGGATATCTTGCAGGGACACTTTTTGGATGCCACGAAGGGAGATATTAGAGTCAATTCCGGCGATGCGCGGATCTTCGTAAGCGACTTTGGAGACGACCCGGTTGATCAATCGTGGACGAGCCCCTATTTTAAAGCGACTAATCTGGTAGTTGGTGGCGGAAATATCGCAATTGTCGGGAATACGCTCGTTTTCACGCTAGACGCAATGTACGAAGGCGAGAAAAGTGCAGTCGGGTTCGATCTCGATGACGGCAGCGAGAAGTGGGTGATCTGGAACAGTGATGAACTACACGTGAACCCTATCGAGGCAGTCAGCGCCGATACGATCTACGACTATAATCACGATGACCGCCTTCGTGCCCTCCGAGCGACGAACGAGGACGAAGACAGCAACGGGAGTGAGGAGAAAGACAGCAACGGGAGTGAGGACGGAAGCGAGGAGAGCGAGGACGAACGAGACAGCGATGGAGACGATAACGGAAGCGGTGGTTCAGAAAGTCAGCGTGACGACGAAGGAAATGGGGATGCTGAAGATGGCCGCCAAGACGAGAGCAAGAGCGGGGGAAGTGATGAGCCCGGACGTGGTCGAGAGACGGACGAAAGTGGCACCGAAACCCGGGAAAACACGAACGTGAGTGGGTCCACTACTGGAGAAGGCGATACCGAGAGCAGTCGCGGCGAAGGCGGCGACAGTGAGACCACTGAAGATTCAACATCGGGGTTCACTCCCATCGCAGGCCTCACTGCGGGCGCGCTGACGCTCGAGGGACTCTGTCGGAAGGCGGACGGTGAGAGCGACGGAACCGACCAGGAGTGA
- a CDS encoding sodium:solute symporter family protein — translation MNQVTLQLAIIVGYLLIALAVGLVAYRLTERTAEDFYLASRTLGTVVLLFTTFATLLSAFTFFAGPNIAYANGPEWILVMGLMDGIIFAVLWYVIGYKQWLLGQQYGYVTLGEMLGDRFGSRWLRGIVAGVSLVWLFPYVMLQQVGAGTALEALTEGTVSYATGAGLITVFMILYVVAAGMRGVAWTDTIQGAFMLITTWAALLWVLAAVGGPGAATEALASNPDTAGFLSLGGGVYSVPWILSTAITIGFGVAMFPQVNQRFFAAGSRTVIKRSLALWPILCVLLFVPSFMLGAWAAGLGVAMPDSGNILPAVLAEYTPVWFAAVVIAGAMAAMMSSSDSMLLSGSSYITRDLYRPFVDRNLPDRREDLLARGGVVIFATAAFIGSLFQPATLFEIGEAAFSGFAQLALPVLLALYWRRTTRAGITAGIVSSQLFYMASLFIDVVPGSYAGWTAGIVGMAFGLLVTVAVSLVTSPAAAERRAIYFDKLGAD, via the coding sequence GTGAACCAGGTTACGCTGCAACTCGCTATCATCGTGGGCTACCTCCTGATCGCGCTCGCGGTCGGCCTGGTCGCCTACCGACTGACCGAGCGGACCGCGGAGGACTTCTACCTCGCGAGCCGGACGCTCGGAACCGTCGTCCTGCTCTTTACGACGTTCGCGACGCTGCTGTCCGCGTTCACGTTCTTCGCGGGGCCGAACATCGCGTACGCGAACGGGCCCGAGTGGATCCTGGTCATGGGGCTGATGGACGGTATCATCTTCGCCGTTCTCTGGTACGTGATCGGCTACAAGCAGTGGTTGCTCGGCCAGCAGTACGGGTACGTCACGCTGGGCGAGATGCTCGGCGACCGCTTCGGTTCGCGGTGGCTCCGCGGGATCGTCGCGGGCGTCAGCCTGGTGTGGCTCTTCCCGTACGTCATGCTCCAGCAGGTCGGTGCGGGGACCGCGCTCGAGGCGCTGACCGAGGGGACGGTCTCGTACGCCACCGGAGCCGGGCTGATTACCGTGTTCATGATCCTTTACGTCGTCGCCGCCGGGATGCGAGGGGTCGCCTGGACCGATACGATACAGGGCGCGTTCATGCTGATCACGACCTGGGCCGCGCTGCTGTGGGTCCTCGCGGCCGTGGGCGGCCCCGGCGCTGCGACCGAGGCGCTCGCGTCGAACCCCGACACCGCCGGCTTCCTCTCGCTCGGGGGCGGCGTCTACTCGGTCCCCTGGATCCTCTCGACGGCGATCACGATCGGCTTCGGCGTCGCGATGTTCCCGCAGGTCAACCAGCGCTTTTTCGCCGCCGGCTCGCGGACCGTGATCAAGCGGTCTCTGGCCCTCTGGCCGATCCTCTGTGTCTTGCTGTTCGTCCCCTCGTTCATGCTCGGCGCGTGGGCCGCCGGCCTCGGCGTCGCGATGCCCGACAGCGGAAACATCCTCCCGGCCGTCCTCGCCGAGTACACGCCGGTCTGGTTCGCCGCGGTCGTCATCGCCGGCGCGATGGCGGCGATGATGTCCTCGTCCGACTCGATGTTGCTCTCCGGATCGTCGTACATCACGCGGGACCTCTACCGCCCGTTCGTCGACCGGAACCTCCCCGATCGCCGCGAGGACTTGCTCGCCCGCGGCGGGGTCGTGATCTTCGCAACCGCTGCCTTCATCGGAAGCCTGTTCCAGCCCGCGACGCTGTTCGAGATCGGTGAAGCCGCCTTCAGCGGCTTCGCTCAGCTCGCGTTGCCCGTTCTGCTCGCGCTCTACTGGCGACGGACGACGCGCGCCGGCATCACCGCCGGCATCGTCTCGAGCCAGCTGTTCTACATGGCGAGTCTCTTCATCGACGTCGTTCCCGGTTCCTACGCGGGCTGGACGGCCGGCATCGTCGGCATGGCCTTCGGGCTGCTCGTCACCGTCGCCGTCTCTCTGGTCACGTCGCCGGCCGCCGCCGAGCGCCGCGCGATCTACTTCGACAAGCTGGGTGCGGACTGA
- a CDS encoding DUF3311 domain-containing protein, giving the protein MRRTELGLWIAVAVVLAGLAVPWFLWGSGTVVASLPVWLWWHVGWMGLASIVFWVFTRRAWGIGIDRTGPDSSATPPGAADGTRKTNSRGESP; this is encoded by the coding sequence ATGCGCCGAACCGAACTGGGACTCTGGATCGCGGTGGCCGTCGTCCTCGCCGGGCTCGCTGTCCCGTGGTTCCTGTGGGGATCCGGGACCGTCGTCGCCAGTCTGCCGGTGTGGCTCTGGTGGCACGTCGGCTGGATGGGACTCGCGTCGATCGTCTTCTGGGTGTTCACCAGGCGTGCGTGGGGGATCGGCATCGATCGAACCGGACCGGACTCGAGCGCGACGCCCCCTGGGGCGGCCGACGGCACCCGAAAGACGAATTCGAGGGGTGAGTCGCCGTGA
- a CDS encoding ArsR/SmtB family transcription factor, with protein MARLFPFRSETAVEEGHPRIVDLEGEDADAVFAALSSTTARQIYARLDDEPGTPSDIADAVDSSIQNVRYHLENLEDAGLVEVIDTWYSSRGNEMSVYATMDGPLIVTSDESRATQLKEALSRFIGGVGALAGGSLLVQYGLAWWFTRTGTQSTKGGAPPAESDGTSAGGSGDESQLSGSDSTDATGERSSAGDDGFNIDSIDETNNTGTDTAGGSDGATGPALDAGNEGVQNASDGGAEAAEAVFGTVPPGLLFFLGGLVVLLAVTVYWYWYRPAY; from the coding sequence ATGGCCCGTCTATTTCCCTTTCGCTCAGAGACGGCCGTCGAAGAGGGCCACCCTCGTATCGTCGACCTCGAGGGCGAGGACGCCGACGCGGTGTTCGCCGCCCTCTCTTCGACGACGGCCCGGCAGATCTACGCGCGCCTCGACGACGAACCCGGAACGCCGAGCGACATCGCCGATGCGGTCGATTCGTCGATCCAGAACGTGCGGTACCACCTGGAGAATCTAGAGGACGCCGGTCTCGTCGAAGTGATAGACACGTGGTACTCCTCGCGCGGGAACGAGATGAGCGTCTACGCGACGATGGACGGGCCGTTGATCGTGACGAGCGACGAATCACGGGCGACGCAGTTGAAGGAAGCGCTCTCGCGATTTATCGGCGGCGTCGGCGCGCTGGCTGGCGGGAGTCTCCTGGTTCAGTACGGCCTCGCGTGGTGGTTCACGCGGACCGGAACACAGTCGACGAAAGGAGGGGCGCCTCCGGCGGAATCGGACGGAACGAGCGCCGGCGGATCGGGAGACGAGTCACAGCTATCGGGGTCGGACAGTACGGACGCCACGGGCGAACGTTCGTCCGCCGGAGACGACGGGTTCAACATCGATAGCATCGACGAGACGAATAATACGGGGACAGACACCGCGGGTGGGAGCGACGGCGCGACCGGCCCGGCACTCGACGCCGGAAACGAGGGCGTCCAAAACGCGAGCGACGGCGGCGCCGAGGCGGCAGAGGCGGTGTTCGGAACCGTGCCGCCCGGCCTCCTCTTCTTCCTCGGCGGACTGGTCGTTTTGCTCGCGGTGACGGTCTACTGGTACTGGTATCGACCCGCGTACTGA
- the dnaG gene encoding DNA primase DnaG: MEDTSKYLIHANVTADGVVERSDVVGAIFGQTEGLLGDDLDLRDLRQSGKVGRIDVEIASTQGQSDGQVTIASSLDKVETATLAAALETITRVGPCRADLEVEEIEDVRAAKRKEVVDRAKELLRAGFDDSIMSSDEILAEVRQHVRVEDITEFEGLPAGPRVTDSDAIIVVEGRADVLTLLKYGIKNAIAVEGTSVPDAVAELTRHRTVTAFLDGDRGGDLILEELSQVGDIDYVAFAPADSSVEELDHHELFAALRNKVPYETVSELNEPREAVAATDGSTTPAPPPADPGTASPTTLEEEPSPSNQHDRESSARADSVFDSASDVGTDSETPAKAKTDRTTANRERPGSATLESGPAEATVAERDDEATAPESGREREPETVYGHATAVIRADTDRVRFLDADGETVAETDASDAYDALESAETAPTTVVLDDILGQRLLDLAADRGVDRIVARSLGQFTKRPTDVRLHPVDEIAERSPDAE; encoded by the coding sequence ATGGAAGACACTTCGAAATACCTCATTCACGCGAACGTGACGGCTGACGGGGTCGTCGAACGTAGCGACGTCGTCGGGGCGATCTTCGGCCAGACCGAAGGGCTGCTCGGCGACGACCTCGATCTCCGCGACCTCCGACAGTCGGGAAAGGTCGGCCGTATCGACGTCGAAATCGCAAGCACACAGGGCCAATCCGACGGCCAGGTAACGATCGCGAGCAGCCTCGACAAGGTCGAAACTGCCACCCTCGCCGCCGCCCTCGAGACGATCACTCGAGTCGGGCCCTGCCGGGCCGACCTCGAGGTGGAAGAAATCGAGGACGTCCGAGCGGCGAAGCGAAAGGAAGTCGTCGACCGGGCGAAGGAACTGCTGCGGGCCGGGTTCGACGACTCGATCATGTCGTCCGACGAGATCTTAGCGGAGGTGCGCCAGCACGTCCGCGTCGAGGACATCACCGAGTTCGAAGGGTTGCCCGCCGGTCCGCGCGTCACCGACAGCGACGCGATCATCGTCGTCGAGGGACGAGCGGACGTCCTCACGCTGCTCAAGTACGGCATCAAAAACGCGATCGCGGTCGAGGGAACGAGCGTTCCCGACGCGGTCGCCGAACTGACTCGCCACCGGACGGTCACGGCCTTCCTCGATGGCGACCGCGGCGGAGACCTCATTCTCGAGGAACTCTCGCAGGTCGGCGACATCGATTACGTCGCCTTCGCCCCGGCCGACAGCTCCGTCGAGGAACTCGACCACCACGAACTGTTCGCCGCCCTCCGGAACAAGGTCCCCTACGAGACCGTCTCGGAACTGAACGAACCCCGAGAAGCGGTCGCCGCGACCGACGGCAGTACCACGCCGGCACCGCCGCCGGCTGACCCGGGCACCGCCTCGCCGACCACCCTCGAAGAGGAGCCGTCCCCCTCGAACCAGCACGATCGCGAATCGTCCGCCCGCGCGGATTCGGTATTCGACTCGGCCAGCGACGTCGGCACGGACTCCGAGACACCGGCGAAAGCCAAAACCGACCGGACGACTGCGAATCGGGAGCGACCCGGCTCGGCAACCCTCGAGTCCGGACCCGCGGAAGCGACGGTGGCCGAGCGAGACGACGAAGCGACCGCGCCCGAATCCGGTCGTGAGCGCGAGCCGGAAACCGTCTACGGTCACGCGACGGCGGTGATCCGGGCGGATACCGATCGCGTTCGCTTCCTCGATGCGGACGGTGAGACGGTAGCCGAGACCGATGCGAGCGACGCCTACGACGCCCTCGAGTCGGCCGAGACGGCGCCGACGACGGTCGTGCTCGACGACATCCTCGGCCAGCGACTGCTGGATCTGGCGGCCGATCGCGGCGTCGATCGGATCGTCGCACGGTCGCTCGGACAGTTTACCAAGCGCCCGACCGACGTTCGGCTTCACCCCGTCGACGAAATCGCCGAACGGTCACCGGACGCCGAGTGA